Below is a window of Glandiceps talaboti chromosome 15, keGlaTala1.1, whole genome shotgun sequence DNA.
TTCTTTAAGCATGactaaatgtatttatattttataaaaagGCCTGGAGAGGACTGAGGCAATCCATTTGTGTAAATTAATGAACAATGTTTAAGAATTTCATAACTATATTAATGACAACTTCAAAGGCACCATATGTTTTGTAGGGAAAGAATTGAGGGGTAATTAAACATAcaataccattttttttttcaattccaCATAGTTTTATTATCACAATTATTTCAAGCAGTTACAAAAACATGATTCACAAATCAAACCTTTTTAAACAAACATTAGACCCAACACCTTACATAACACATAACCTATaagaatatagaaatataccgTTACATTTTAAACCGACTTTTAAAGCATGTTGGGATTATCGTCAGCGTGGACGGAACCGGCGATCATTGTCGATATGGACGGAAATGGTGATCATAAAATATACTAAAACAGGTATTTGATAGAAGGCACAATGAAAGTTATGGACTACTTTGAGTTGTATTTTAATACTTGGCAAGAGGTCCATCTgagaacattttcaaaaaaagtattttcaaaattcatttaattatacataatacttgaattgttgatgtacaaatgtatcataatatctaattatcttCTCCTGGTACAAATATGAGTGATAAAGTGAAGTCACTCGTCCTTAACTATGAATTCAGGTGTTCCTGACAATGAATACTGTAACACGTTCAAGTTCATCAtgttaaagtagccatatggatgaaaattggctatttattttggatttttattgataaaacaactctactataTTTTTTCTACTTGGAAATTTAAAGTGAAAGAACATGCaccaagtcattgtttgtaactcaataaattgcaaaacattaaaaaatgtgtaaaatgtttgttattgtacgtacaataataaaacaCACTCTTtagtttttgcaatgtattaagttacaaacacagatttgtaTGTTGTTCCACAtagttttttcaagtagaaaaatacaCTAAAGTTACCTTATAAATTAAAGAGCCAAAAtaaaatacccatttctcatcaTTGTTGTCACTTAAAACTTGCACGTTTCAATTCTTGTTTTGAGTAAAGTTACAAAGTCGAATCACTTTATGTGATAAAACTCatatgaaaatgtaaaagatttttcttttaaaatttgaatgaatgagCAATGCAAAAATTCTGTTGTCTTGAAGAGtaaaaatttcatgaaatttgtgCAAGGTGGCCTGCATCTTCACTGAGTTTCTtgtcaaaatgtaaaatcagTAAAGAACTTATTTATAATTTCGGCCATGATACACACATCAACAGTGAAAGAAACCCGCATGAATTTAACtacataaaataacaacattatgAATGTAGCTGCTCAAATCGATATAATTAGATAAAAACACACATTTACGTTTAAATCAGGAATACTTTCTCCAGAATACAAGTTATATGAACTATTGCATGCCTATGGATTGAGTGAAGAACTCAAGCCATGGCGTTTAATACACATgatttaatatcaaaatgtaaacacTTTCAGACCTATAATTTATGATATTGATATCAACACCATATATGGGCCTGTTTTCTAGAGAACTTATAAACAACATCAATTTTTGGATCTCAGAATTCCAAACGTCTTCATTTTCCAGTACAAAAAAATTGAATCCCTCCCTGCATTCTGAAGTATATTAGCTATAACCTTGGTACTATAACAGCTAGTATTTTACTATGAAAATGAGAAgaaaagtatatattttattgcacAAACAAACATCACAGCAAATCTGCATAGAGTTGAGAACTGCCACACACTTTGGCATCAGGATTAAAGCATAACTTTTGATTAGTTATTAAATAGAAGGCACATTAAACATTGCATAACATGAAAATCCAATTTGTTTTCAGATAAAGGCACAGTTATATATCTCGGACCATGTCAACTACGTTTTCAGTACAAACTTGAAGTACATGACAGTCTGTGACTTTGCATCACAATGTAGAcatttacaggacatatgcaatTATGAGTGATATGCCATTTATAATGGCACATTGAAAACAGCTCATTTGCTCATCTCAGGCTAACTGCCATTTCTACaaaatcaatgaatcaatgaatacCAAAAACTGCCAAGAGTTAGCCCAGAGACTAGCCTGAAAGATATGTTGTTGTTTCCACTTATTTTAATATGCTCCAGCCTACCTGGACGACTTCTGTCGTAGTAGCAAGTGGTTACATAAGTCGACCAatgactggatctttcagactacCCAGGGATTTGACTCAACATTTGTTTTGACTTTACAGACTAACAACATTGTAACGTCAGCGCCTCAACCAAGTTTCTGGCTATCAAAGACTTAAgttgtataaaaaatattatttctagtTCCTTGCATTGCATTAATCATGTATAATTATGCTCCTTAGTAACACAAGTCTTATGCTAGTGTGAGATACATCATGTCAGGATGCCTCCATTGGCCTTACTACCCCTGCTGACGGAACAACACAGCAACATGTATCTTACAGCCAAACACAAGTCATGATTGTGTAAAATACTATATTTGATGGTTTTGACATAATTCTTGTCATATCAATGGTGTGTAGTAGCTAAGAACATCATCTTTTTAGCAAAGTACTAGAAGACAAAATGTGTACTGTTTAGTTAACACTGTCATCAAATACCATATAATCTCTAAAAACGTTCCTCGTGAGTCAAAGTTTCCTTGCAACTCAAAGAAATTGTATACAAATTGCTACCTTGATTTATTCAATGACATAAAGAAACAAGTTTTGATTTGAAATTCTGAATAGCCAATACTGAACTGAAGATTAtatgatgacaacaacaatTTGTTGGTCATGAATGTATGGATTCGTATATAAGTTGTAGTTGTGCCAAATCACTGTAGGATCTGGGGTATATCACAGAATcaacaatataaaaaaacacaattatttaGTCTACAAGTATTGAATTGTATTATGCAACAATGCTGTCAAGGTTTTATCATTAAATTTTTGGCATTGTGATTCAATGTATGAAAGTATTGAGTTCAACGAGATCTCAGTTAATCTGTGCCTAAAAATCCTATCATATGTTCCAGTGCGGACTAGACTCTGAGTTTTATAAATCCTTGGCTTTTCTGTGCAGTTCCCATAACACATTCCAATCAACTAACAACAGCCCAACAACCATTATCCACTGCTAAATAAATGAGTACCAGACTGCCTGGCAGGGTATCATGGCTGTATTCAAATTGCCTTTGACAGTACAAGTGACTTCTAACAATAGAACCTACCAACACAATGGTTCAAAGAAAAACCAAGCATTGGATATAGTGCTAGGATTATTGTGGTCAGTGTTGTAAATGGAACTGTTCCTTTCAGCTGGCATTAATCGTCTTATTTCAGTTCGCATTCAAAAAACGTGATTGACTGAGAGCAGTCGGTGTTTATAAGCTTTACATTCTGTCACAATGCTTTGAAGACGTCTACTATCTCGTCTTaagaaatcataaaaaaaatgctCCATGATTGAACCTTTAAAGATTTGTTTATTTGATCCTAGCAACAATggtaataccccccccccccttcccaccTTGCTGTTTTCTGTAGGAACTGTACCTCAGAaatgataaacatttatatCTTAAAGTGCCACATTCCCATACTTTCATGAACGTTGCATTAAGTTTTACAGTACAAGTCTGGCAGTGCTTGCTTTGTATGAATACTTCCAAGGGTTGTGTTTCAAAAACGGTTCCTGTGAGGATGCAAGAACTTGGGTTGAAGTTTCATGAGGCACCTCTGGAGCTCTATACCAGTCTGACGTAGTTGTGTCTAATTTCTTAGGTCCGGGTTTGCCTTCTTCATGAATTTGAGGGAATCTTCTCCTCGTTGGAGGATTTTTACAATGTCTTTGTTGATATTCCcctttgtaatttgtttttccATAGAAATCTTTCTTTTCCCACGATACTAGGTCTTTTGAGAAGTGTTGTCTTTCGGTTGGGGGTAAAAGACGTTTACCAAGACCCTGAAAAAAGATACATGTAGATTAGTACATTAGTTTATAAATCTTCGGGGTTGGCGGATAAACAGTTAAAGTTCATAAATTTAGAAATACTGTTATACCAAAACTAGTCATCCCTGAAACTTAGAAACGGAGAAATAATAAAAGgcacaataatatacatgtacaattgattTCATTTAGCTGGCTTTCTCACAGTTATAAGAACTTCAAATTTGAGATCTCAAAAAAATGGATGAATGGAAGTCTTGCCAAACAAGGTAATTTAACAAACACAATGATACATGTGAAGAAAAGAAGGGGAAAAAATTCATACTGAAAAAAGAATACTGCAAAAACACATCAATGTTCTTGCAAGAAAGGTGGGcaagaaaaattaaaaagacaaacaaGCAGGGGGATATGCATTTGTACTAAGCCTTAGAAAACCGGTTGTAAAATACAGTATGTGATTTAGATGTGACCAATAATTTCATGCCAAACTGTTCCCTTTCATAACAACTTGAGCAGTAAATTGATGCTAAACAGCAGAAAAGTGTTCTAGTACACAATTTACTAATACAAGGCTAAGTCTTCTATTCATCCAAGGGTTAGAGAAGTCCTGGTGAAGTGTTCTCATGTAGACAATTCACCTAAAGGTTATAAATCAACCAGGCAAAGTGGGGGGCTTGATGAcaaggggtcaaaggttatagcTTGCATAGAAACATCACTATTGTTCATTTCAGACAAGGTTCACACAACAACCTGAATACCAGATGTgttgatttttgttcaaaaaaaaagGTAATTTTACATGTCCATTGTGATTTGTAACTGAGTAAATTGCACTATGTGTCACACAACGCTGTAATATGTAAACCTACATAGCTGTGATATAAACAAATAGAAAAATCCAAATTGGCTTTTATCATTTTATCCATAGCTAGCCAAGACACTAGGTGTTAGAGTTACTATTTCAAAAAGCTGGTTTGGAGAGCTTTTTGAGATTGTTAAataccatggatgtagtagGAGAGATACATCCACGGTAACAcataccaagacaagtctctgggcaaGCCCATCTACATTAATATGCTGGCAAAAACCTGTGACTCGACACACTAGCACTCTTTCTACCACCTCTAGCATAGTCACAGGTCCAGCAACATGGGACAGCATCAAATCAGTTCAAAATGAAGTTCAGGGGTACTATACAGTAATTTATCTACATATtaatttcctttttttcatttgaaatatcaaaagttCAACAGTGTggatttcatattcatataaaCTTAATTAACTAGAATGGAAAAGATCAATACTGCAAACTTACGTGACCAAAATATACTCCATGGTCTTGAAATGAATGCCGGTTGTCATGGAGAGAGAATGGATTGGTTTCATTATAGGTTCCCTGTAGAGAAATATATAGACACAGAGTTGAAGTATatatgcagacacacacacagtcattcCAAACCTGTCTATAATTCTAAGCTATACAATTTGATCACGGCAAAGCAGGAGAAGcgatttgaatattccaagaacAAAACATAGGTCAGGCCATTTCAGCATAAAATATGCAGGTGCGAAACTATGGAATAAAATACCAGTGCATATTAGGACTATACAATGCAGGTCAGAGTTTAAGTGGGAATGTCTACAGTCTGGTTGTTTCGGGATCTAGAgctcatgtttaatttattttgtaatttcagtgtatttccATGTATCATCTACCACGTTAAATAGTCTTCATTGAAACAGggcaaaattaaatgatgagtgtcatatgttttgtgaggggaggactcgattagttgtgtaacaactacttccacacccttttcccgaataacacgtttatgtacatatacataaggatattttgttctgttctgtatcaACTTTTTGTACGTgggaataaataattattattattattattattattattataattatcaaGCTGTGCTTCTAACTCAGGTTTTTGATACAGaatatatatcaataaaataCCATTGTTAATGTATTGAAGAACTACAGATACATGTGCTACActagacttgctcaagtcttcagaatacatgtatatatatatatatatatatatatatatatatatatatatatatatatatatatatatatatatatatatatatatatatatatatatatacgtatataaacattctttgttatatatatatatatatatatatatatatatatatatatatatatatatatatatatgtatataaacattctTTGTTGATATCATATAGATACTAAAATTcaaattcacaaaaaaaatcTACACGAAGGAATCAatcttatcattttcaaaataagtcatgcaaaatt
It encodes the following:
- the LOC144446393 gene encoding testis-expressed protein 36-like; this encodes MPKGRRFVPSTEMDGVWFNTRGYHSAPLFRNTCTSTGEMLSTRFRSETAARQRPAPPPEPFDDWSQGTYNETNPFSLHDNRHSFQDHGVYFGHGLGKRLLPPTERQHFSKDLVSWEKKDFYGKTNYKGEYQQRHCKNPPTRRRFPQIHEEGKPGPKKLDTTTSDWYRAPEVPHETSTQVLASSQEPFLKHNPWKYSYKASTARLVL